The following are encoded in a window of Chitinophagaceae bacterium genomic DNA:
- a CDS encoding type B 50S ribosomal protein L31 — MKQGIHPGNYRLVVFKDMSNGTQFLSRSTAPSKETVVYEDGKEYPVIKLEISNTSHPFYTGKNVLVDTAGRIDKFNKRYEKKAK; from the coding sequence ATGAAACAAGGCATTCACCCCGGAAATTACAGGCTGGTCGTTTTTAAGGACATGAGCAACGGGACCCAGTTTTTAAGCCGGTCTACAGCTCCTTCAAAAGAAACGGTTGTTTATGAAGACGGAAAAGAATACCCGGTGATCAAACTGGAGATCTCAAATACTTCTCATCCTTTCTATACCGGTAAGAACGTACTGGTGGATACAGCAGGACGTATTGATAAATTCAACAAGCGGTACGAAAAAAAAGCAAAATAA
- a CDS encoding TonB-dependent receptor codes for MKQFFSLLAAMSIAVCSYAQSGGKVTGSIKDGGNQKIIDAASVSLLNTKDSSLVKTAVADKNGNFTFENLKDGNYLVMATSLGHSRSYSRSFSISSGQETVALEVLQLLPVSKNLQEVSVSSKKPLIERKLDRTIVNVDASITNAGNTALEVLEKSPGITVDKDGNISLKGKSGVVIYLDGRPSYLSGPDLANMLRNMTASQLEQIEIMTNPPAKYDAAGNAGVINIKTKKNKQFGYNGSITSGYTQGRYARFNESVSFNYRNQKVNFYSTLNYNRNHRSEELYITRNFRESATKEIKSIFDQKTSMENQRHYYNAKIGADFFVSKKTTLGVGVNGFYNPSTWESVSSTDIFDPNHVLTSKTGATTRNDEKWKNFSGNVNFRTVLDSAGQEITADVDYVQYSATSSQPLTSYYYDAMGNLTQAPDLLLGTLPTDIRIYSGKIDYSLPLKKGAKFEAGIKSSYVKTDNDARYDSVKTNYMVLDSGRSNHFVYDENINAAYVNYSRPLGKKWSAQLGLRLENTNANGVSKGYAFNTPENRFVYTETKFKRSYSQLFPTVYLQYTASEKNQFVINYGRRIQRPDYEDMNPFVHFIDRYTFEQGNPNLSPQFAHNIELSHTYKGFLTTTVNYTNTTNIMQQVLEQNEVSNETFIKKANIANSKQLGLAVSANKSITKWWSANVYTNVYNNHFKGVVNNDPISIGVTTFLAQMQHQFKFKKGWAAELSGFYRSKGLEGVIYIKPIAQVNAGFSKQVLKNKGSIRLNVRDIFAGGVFKGYSKYSNVDAQFRNVNDSRAVSVSFTYRFSKGKLKAGSSKKNGGASDEQNRVKSGN; via the coding sequence ATGAAACAATTTTTCAGCCTGCTGGCTGCTATGAGCATCGCCGTATGCAGTTATGCACAATCCGGTGGTAAAGTAACCGGAAGTATCAAAGACGGGGGTAATCAGAAAATAATTGATGCCGCCTCTGTATCTCTCTTAAATACAAAAGATTCCAGTTTGGTAAAAACTGCCGTTGCCGACAAGAACGGGAATTTCACTTTCGAAAACTTAAAAGATGGTAATTACCTGGTCATGGCCACATCACTGGGTCATTCCAGGAGTTACAGCAGATCTTTCAGCATTTCTTCCGGCCAGGAAACCGTGGCCCTGGAAGTTTTGCAATTGCTGCCGGTAAGTAAGAACCTGCAGGAGGTTTCAGTAAGCTCTAAAAAGCCGCTGATCGAAAGAAAACTTGACCGTACCATTGTTAACGTAGATGCATCCATTACCAATGCGGGCAATACGGCGCTTGAAGTGCTGGAAAAATCTCCGGGCATTACCGTTGATAAAGATGGCAATATCAGCCTGAAAGGTAAATCGGGCGTGGTAATTTATCTTGACGGACGTCCGAGCTACCTGAGTGGTCCCGACCTGGCCAATATGCTGCGTAACATGACTGCCAGCCAGCTGGAGCAGATCGAGATCATGACCAATCCTCCTGCAAAATATGATGCAGCAGGTAATGCAGGTGTCATCAATATCAAAACAAAAAAGAATAAGCAGTTTGGATATAACGGCAGCATCACCAGCGGTTACACACAGGGCAGGTATGCCAGGTTCAATGAGTCGGTAAGTTTCAATTACCGCAACCAGAAGGTGAACTTCTATTCAACCCTGAATTATAACCGTAACCATAGGTCAGAGGAACTTTACATAACAAGGAACTTCCGTGAAAGTGCTACCAAGGAGATCAAATCCATCTTTGACCAGAAAACAAGCATGGAGAACCAGCGGCATTATTACAATGCCAAGATCGGTGCGGATTTCTTTGTTTCTAAAAAAACAACGCTGGGCGTGGGTGTTAACGGGTTTTACAATCCAAGTACCTGGGAAAGTGTATCCAGCACGGATATCTTCGATCCGAATCATGTGCTTACCAGTAAAACCGGTGCAACTACCCGTAATGATGAGAAATGGAAGAACTTCAGCGGCAACGTAAACTTCCGCACCGTGCTGGATTCTGCCGGACAGGAGATCACCGCCGATGTGGATTATGTACAATACAGTGCAACAAGCAGTCAGCCCCTTACCAGTTATTATTATGATGCGATGGGCAACCTTACCCAGGCACCCGATCTTTTGCTGGGAACCCTTCCAACCGATATCAGGATCTACAGCGGCAAGATCGATTACAGCCTGCCCCTAAAGAAGGGAGCAAAGTTTGAAGCCGGGATCAAATCAAGCTATGTGAAGACAGATAATGATGCCCGCTACGACAGTGTGAAAACAAATTATATGGTACTGGACAGTGGCCGCAGCAATCATTTTGTGTATGATGAGAATATCAATGCTGCCTATGTGAACTACAGCAGGCCCCTTGGTAAAAAATGGAGTGCACAACTTGGTTTGCGCCTGGAGAACACCAATGCAAACGGTGTTTCAAAAGGGTATGCTTTCAATACCCCGGAAAACAGGTTTGTGTATACCGAAACAAAATTCAAAAGGTCGTACTCGCAGCTTTTCCCAACGGTTTACCTGCAGTACACTGCCAGTGAAAAGAACCAGTTTGTCATCAACTACGGAAGAAGGATCCAGCGACCTGATTATGAGGACATGAACCCGTTCGTTCACTTCATCGACCGGTATACCTTTGAGCAGGGAAACCCGAACCTGAGCCCCCAGTTTGCGCATAACATTGAGTTGAGCCATACCTACAAAGGGTTTCTGACCACTACGGTTAACTATACCAACACCACCAATATCATGCAGCAGGTGCTGGAGCAGAACGAGGTGAGCAATGAGACCTTTATTAAAAAGGCCAACATTGCCAACAGCAAGCAACTGGGCCTGGCTGTGTCAGCCAATAAATCAATAACCAAATGGTGGAGCGCCAATGTGTATACAAATGTTTACAACAACCATTTTAAAGGGGTGGTTAATAACGACCCCATTTCAATAGGCGTTACCACATTCCTGGCCCAGATGCAGCACCAGTTCAAATTCAAAAAGGGATGGGCAGCTGAGTTAAGCGGATTCTACCGTTCCAAAGGCCTGGAAGGTGTTATCTACATCAAGCCGATCGCACAGGTGAATGCAGGCTTCAGCAAACAGGTGCTCAAGAACAAGGGCAGCATCCGCCTGAATGTACGGGATATCTTTGCCGGGGGCGTATTCAAAGGCTACAGCAAATACAGCAACGTGGATGCCCAGTTCAGAAATGTGAACGACAGCCGTGCGGTATCTGTAAGCTTTACGTACAGGTTCAGTAAGGGTAAACTGAAAGCAGGGAGCAGTAAGAAAAATGGCGGCGCCAGTGATGAGCAGAACAGGGTAAAAAGCGGTAACTAA
- a CDS encoding YajQ family cyclic di-GMP-binding protein, translating into MPSFDLVSKVDLQTLDNAINVTTKEITNRFDFKGSHVVIDLDKKAFKVNLEADSEMKINQITDVMISRSMKQGLAGEIYDLSKEPHQSGKVVKKEVPVRNGIKQEDAKKIVKLIKDSGLKVQAAIMDDIIRVTGKKIDDLQDVIQASKGWGLGIPLQYINMKS; encoded by the coding sequence ATGCCATCATTTGACCTTGTAAGCAAAGTTGACCTGCAGACGCTTGACAACGCTATAAATGTTACGACCAAGGAAATAACCAACCGCTTTGATTTTAAAGGCTCGCATGTAGTGATCGACCTTGATAAAAAGGCGTTCAAAGTAAACCTGGAGGCCGACAGTGAAATGAAGATAAACCAGATCACCGATGTGATGATCAGCCGGAGTATGAAGCAGGGCCTGGCGGGAGAGATCTATGACCTGAGCAAGGAACCCCACCAGAGTGGAAAAGTGGTGAAAAAAGAGGTCCCGGTAAGAAACGGTATAAAACAGGAAGATGCCAAGAAGATCGTAAAACTGATAAAAGACAGCGGGTTAAAGGTACAGGCTGCTATTATGGACGATATCATACGGGTAACCGGCAAAAAGATCGATGACCTGCAGGACGTTATCCAGGCTTCCAAAGGCTGGGGGCTGGGTATCCCATTACAATATATTAATATGAAGAGCTAA